From Penicillium psychrofluorescens genome assembly, chromosome: 1, one genomic window encodes:
- a CDS encoding uncharacterized protein (ID:PFLUO_001658-T1.cds;~source:funannotate) — MASSQTASRIPTNPLKPPSDTTPNFADPNFDPADFLNDSLPPLTVASTQPNASRTPGSVPLTELSAQVQSLLSQISAQNVRLSSTLSQITDEILRSGGRLAYEVEVLRGETIGLSETLTEVLREDITKFVPESESATAVSSRNAQLVENDELVSSPKEGEEEEENGETTVEKEGEEDQDKEKEKTVASDPEYITNLRTLNQVRSRLEDVVQTFGDAMEWPLPPSEISFSSSFISVSGPDHGAEGHSREEKGQEMIRKLRSEVTELLDSQGGGAAGLEAASRRVEAVRRLAMVWKGSAEEKARARLVEGLTKIVDDRRRAVEAQADQDGRSQGKGRPSMEQQRRNSDSGGPGGGLFRNLQRLREEIYLE, encoded by the coding sequence ATGGCCTCCTCACAGACAGCTTCGAGAATTCCCACCAATCCCCTCAAACCACCATCCGACACGACCCCCAACTTCGCCGACCCCAACTTTGACCCCGCCGACTTCCTCAACGACTCCCTTCCACCACTGACTGTCGCATCCACCCAACCCAATGCCTCACGAACTCCAGGCTCCGTGCCTCTAACGGAGCTGTCCGCCCAGGTGCAGTCGCTGCTCTCACAGATCAGCGCGCAGAACGTGCGTCTCTCTAGCACGCTGTCCCAGATCACTGATGAGATCCTCCGCAGTGGGGGACGGTTGGCCTACGAGGTGGAGGTATTGCGTGGAGAGACTATTGGGTTGTCGGAGACTCTGACGGAGGTACTGCGTGAGGATATCACCAAGTTTGTCCCTGAGTCTGAAAGTGCTACGGCGGTGTCTAGTCGTAATGCTCAACTGGTTGAAAATGACGAGCTTGTATCTTCGCCCaaggagggagaagaagaggaggagaacgGGGAGACTACAGTcgagaaagagggagaggaagaccaagacaaagagaaggaaaagacgGTCGCCAGCGACCCCGAATACATCACCAACCTCCGCACCCTCAACCAAGTGCGCTCCCGCCTCGAAGACGTGGTGCAGACCTTCGGCGACGCAATGGAATGGCCCTTACCACCATCCGAGATctcattctcatcgtcaTTTATCTCCGTCTCGGGTCCCGAccatggcgccgagggaCATAGCCGTGAGGAAAAGGGCCAAGAGATGATCAGGAAGCTACGGAGCGAGGTCACCGAGCTACTGGACAGCCAGGGTGGCGGCGCGGCCGGGTTGGAGGCGGCCAGTCGGCGCGTGGAGGCTGTGCGCAGGCTGGCGATGGTGTGGAAGGGTtcggcggaggagaaggcgcgCGCGAGACTGGTGGAGGGCCTAACAAAGATCGTGGACGATCGGCGGAGGGCGGTAGAGGCGCAGGCTGACCAGGATGGTCGATCGCAGGGGAAAGGCCGTCCGTCGATGGAGCAGCAGAGGCGCAACAGCGACAGTGGAGGACCAGGGGGTGGCTTGTTCCGCAATCTGCAACGGCTGCGTGAGGAAATCTACCTGGAGTAG
- a CDS encoding uncharacterized protein (ID:PFLUO_001659-T1.cds;~source:funannotate), whose protein sequence is MASLGTPLPQFPEAKSSATTLLWQVYHRRPRTQRTRVLALASVFFVLVLFLLNRSSRPPDPDYWTKFPSRHPFPNRPEDAQLVLPRPKFSVNGSLPHDLSKANPQFHVLVPAEDSSRGVCRTMTSAMILEYPPLSMIGWGLPSSSGLTEFEQTVQRITRMRDYLKDSHYVHDRDIVLVVDGEDIFFQLPPRVLLQRFQNILRTTNQKLAKKYGYAELPTEGPDAQPELVQKYEQRVLFGASKECIPSLHNDSGCVTVPQSSLPPDVYGWKTDEFHDGTRNRPRWLNPGAVMGQAADVRLIYDEMLQQMENYGSNKTDEHKILTQMYGRQEVLRELERRRTTNRAKDWLYRTIGISDASNITGVNVRLETGHRYEFGIGVDFESQLFFNQILSRKDVAWVKYSNISRMSTLQMEHKVPREHRLLLPTELAECANPFVQTRFAKDEEMIPAYNETLDKLPDPNERSWVNVPLMTNPHSASIPALIHMNGDKKLRDVWWEKMWFFPWARALLRKYIRNSRGFDSAQSALLGGQEWWDARGGRGGIWTDEEEWIPLYEVCQGQERDLFDDDLGPFGKENGDPLRPVYNQFGTLIKGEKKRSRRT, encoded by the exons ATGGCGTCGCTTGGCACGCCACTGCCGCAGTTCCCTGAGGCCAAGTCATCCGCGACCACGCTACTATGGCAGGTCTACCACCGTCGTCCGCGGACCCAGCGGACCAGggtgctggctctggcttCAGTTTTTTTTGTCCTGGTCTTGTTCCTGCTGAATCGGTCATCCAGG CCTCCGGACCCTGACTACTGGACGAAATTTCCCTCGCGCCATCCCTTTCCCAACCGGCCGGAAGATGCGCAACTCGTGCTGCCCCGGCCCAAATTTTCCGTCAACGGTTCCCTGCCTCACGACCTGTCCAAGGCCAACCCCCAGTTCCATGTGCTGGTGCCGGCCGAGGATTCTTCCCGTGGCGTCTGCCGGACTATGACGTCGGCCATGATTCTTGAATATCCACCGCTGAGCATGATCGGCTGGGGGCTGCCCTCATCGTCGGGCTTGACCGAATTCGAGCAAACGGTGCAGCGCATCACCCGCATGCGCGACTATCTCAAGGACAGCCACTACGTCCACGACCGCGACATTGTTCTGGTCGTTGATGGCGAGGATATCTTCTTCCAATTGCCCCCGCGGGTTTTGTTACAGAGATTCCAGAACATCTTGCGGACCACCAACCAAAAACTGGCGAAGAAATATGGGTATGCCGAGTTGCCGACAGAGGGCCCGGATGCCCAGCCCGAGCTGGTCCAGAAATACGAGCAGAGAGTCCTGTTCGGTGCCAGCAAGGAATGCATCCCCAGTCTGCACAACGACTCCGGCTGTGTGACGGTGCCACAGTCATCTTTGCCTCCGGATGTGTACGGCTGGAAAACAGACGAATTTCACGACGGAACCCGCAATCGGCCCCGGTGGCTGAACCCGGGCGCAGTCATGGGCCAGGCCGCGGACGTGCGACTCATCTACGACGAGATGCTGCAGCAAATGGAGAACTACGGCAGCAACAAAACCGACGAGCACAAGATCCTGACGCAGATGTACGGGCGACAGGAAGTCTTGCGGGAGCTGGAGCGTCGCCGGACGACCAACCGCGCCAAAGACTGGCTGTATCGCACGATTGGCATCTCGGACGCGAGCAATATCACTGGGGTGAATGTCCGACTGGAAACGGGCCATCGGTATGAGTTTGGAATCGGAGTCGACTTCGAGTCGCAACTGTTCTTCAACCAGATTCTGTCTCGCAAGGACGTTGCTTGGGTCAAGTACAGCAATATCAGCCGGATGTCGACCCTGCAGATGGAACACAAAGTCCCGCGCGAGCATCGTCTCCTGCTACCAACCGAACTGGCCGAATGCGCCAACCCATTCGTTCAGACACGCTTCGCCAAGGACGAAGAGATGATCCCGGCCTACAACGAGACCCTAGACAAACTCCCCGATCCAAACGAGCGCTCCTGGGTCAACGTCCCCCTCATGACAAACCCGCACTCGGCCTCAATCCCGGCACTGATCCACATGAACGGCGACAAGAAGCTGCGCGATGTctggtgggagaagatgtggTTCTTCCCCTGGGCCCGCGCCCTGCTGCGCAAATACATCCGCAACTCGCGCGGGTTCGACTCGGCGCAGTCGGCCCTTTTAGGCGGGCAGGAGTGGTGGGATGCccgcggcggccgcggcgggATCTGgaccgatgaagaggagtGGATACCGCTGTATGAGGTGTGCCAGGGCCAGGAGCGCGATCTGTTCGATGATGATTTGGGGCCGTTCGGGAAGGAGAATGGTGATCCGCTGAGGCCGGTCTACAACCAGTTTGGAACCCTGATCaagggggagaagaagagaagcagaaggacGTGA
- a CDS encoding uncharacterized protein (ID:PFLUO_001660-T1.cds;~source:funannotate), with product MAPPTVIVFGPTGNVGSAAACHAQQLGAKVVLALRDPHKPIPGLSPDQEKAGGFERVQADLTKPETIKAAVCATRAKHAFIHLLFDATDYMRSTIEALKDAGIEFVVFLSSVSVHGDIREITPASFVSYAHAQAEVGLDEVFGPDGYVALRPAYFNTNAAWWANMIRDGEVRIAYPDAELDWIAPEDIGRVAGTLLVRGIQATEGAEARNSIPLCGPKLVSQRDAVGIFGRAIGKDVKVTELDEQEGVQVLLKHGVPEFVVGPLVNALGARSKGEGDHSLVGGEIFETASANIPKYAGRATSLEEWAETHKGVFGG from the coding sequence ATGGCCCCTCCCACTGTCATCGTCTTTGGTCCCACAGGAAACGTCGGTTCTGCCGCTGCTTGCCATGCTCAACAACTTGGCGCAAAGGTGGTTCTCGCCCTCCGCGATCCGCACAAGCCAATCCCAGGCCTCAGTCCTGACCAGGAAAAAGCGGGGGGTTTCGAGAGGGTCCAAGCCGACCTCACTAAGCCCGAAACTATCAAGGCTGCCGTGTGCGCCACTAGAGCCAAGCATGCCTTCATACACCTTTTGTTCGATGCGACGGACTACATGAGGTCCACTATTGAGGCACTCAAGGACGCCGGCATTGAGTTTGTCGTTTTCCTGAGCAGCGTGAGTGTTCATGGCGACATCAGGGAGATCACACCAGCATCTTTCGTATCGTACGCTCATGCACAGGCGGAGGTCGGCCTCGACGAGGTCTTTGGCCCGGATGGCTATGTCGCGCTTCGACCGGCGTACTTCAACACCAACGCGGCCTGGTGGGCGAACATGATTCGTGACGGGGAGGTCCGGATTGCATATCCGGATGCCGAATTAGACTGGATCGCGCCAGAGGACATTGGAAGAGTGGCCGGAACGCTCCTTGTCCGAGGAATCCAGGCCACGGAAGGTGCGGAGGCTCGCAACTCCATCCCTCTGTGCGGACCGAAGCTCGTGTCTCAACGGGACGCTGTGGGGATATTTGGCAGGGCAATTGGCAAGGATGTCAAGGTCACCGAGCTagatgaacaagaaggtGTGCAGGTTTTGTTGAAGCATGGAGTGCCGGAGTTTGTAGTGGGGCCTCTAGTAAACGCACTGGGGGCACGATCTAAAGGCGAGGGGGATCACAGCCTGGTGGGCGGGGAGATATTTGAAACGGCCTCCGCTAATATTCCGAAGTATGCCGGACGGGCCACGAGCTTGGAGGAATGGGCCGAGACACACAAGGGGGTGTTCGGGGGGTGA
- a CDS encoding uncharacterized protein (ID:PFLUO_001661-T1.cds;~source:funannotate): MVASKQSLFLAFQLLSIGAVIATASPQCSAGPSLSGVHSSCHASTRNNGQIIEEVTYTFTHSTSSGRGNPSTFSSKPRQPRSNITVPKPKSSSKGTETSPNQPGTSPGRSTTSSTSLSPSQPSDRSHSSSTSPENPGTSPGRSTTSSTSLSPSQPSDRSQSSSTSPENPETSPGQSTTSDKPNPSRTPRPSGSITASTPYSSSAPQKTSSVISSGSITITPQYSSTDYPAYASLTGTVTTTTTDAGGFVVPLVVGPHGRGWKCYVGCGGPPGEKGGGGGGGGSSPGDPDIPVPNPPSLPDPTPDDPNNPVGDPDGDPSNTPDPSESPSETASSESTSSPTSSPTSSPTSSPTSSPSTSTPSSSTLVSTTPTFSSRIISTPSSSGSSSSRIPIASLFQSGYADSFDMESENYAAFSSLAAQLSSEWNAMSRGASSRGTSSRGASSRSLSRSRPPSATPNSQPSPGNTPVMSRSVSTLVSTSFVTVDPTSVVVVTPTPTGWVSDIPTVFWNSIPPEVSSELADGEPIYGSESGVAGEITLADGTLEFFSTPTAIPMGYFDA; the protein is encoded by the coding sequence ATGGTTGCTTCGAAGCAGTCTTTGTTCCTGGCTTTCCAGCTTCTGAGCATTGGAGCTGTCATTGCCACTGCCTCTCCCCAGTGCTCTGCTGGTCCTTCTCTCTCAGGAGTCCATTCTTCGTGCCATGCCTCTACACGCAATAATGGCCAGATCATTGAGGAGGTGACCTATACTTTCACACATTCCACCTCGTCTGGTAGGGGCAATCCCTCTACTTTCAGTTCCAAACCTAGACAGCCAAGAAGCAACATTACTGTCCCTAAGCCTAAGTCGAGCTCGAAGGGGACAGAAACCTCACCCAATCAGCCTGGAACCTCGCCTGGGCGAAGCACTACTTCAAGCACTTCACTTTCGCCATCACAACCTTCAGACAGAAGTCATAGCTCGTCAACGTCTCCTGAAAATCCGGGAACCTCGCCTGGGCGAAGCACTACTTCAAGCACTTCACTTTCGCCATCACAACCTTCAGACAGAAGTCAGAGCTCGTCAACGTCTCCTGAAAATCCGGAAACCTCGCCTGGGCAAAGCACTACGTCGGACAAACCTAATCCATCGCGAACACCTCGTCCCTCTGGGTCTATTACAGCTAGCACGCCATactcttcttccgcgccgcAGAAAACAAGCTCGGTAATCTCTAGTGGTAGTATCACTATCACGCCCCAGTACTCATCGACCGACTACCCTGCTTATGCTAGCCTTACTGGTACTGTCACCACGACTACTACGGATGCCGGGGGTTTTGTTGTTCCCCTAGTCGTTGGACCACACGGACGTGGCTGGAAATGCTATGTTGGTTGCGGAGGACCTCCTGGAGAAAAggggggaggaggtggtggtggaggatcCAGTCCTGGTGATCCAGACATTCCTGTGCCTAATCCTCCGAGTCTCCCTGATCCTACCCCTGATGACCCCAACAACCCCGTCGGCGATCCAGATGGTGATCCATCAAATACACCAGACCCGTCTGAATCACCATCTGAAACTGCAAGCAGCGagtcgaccagctcgccgacCAGCTCAccgaccagctcgccaacCAGCTCGCCAACCAGCTCTCCCTCTACCAGCACTCCATCCAGCAGTACGCTTGTAAGCACCACTCCAACATTCAGTTCCAGGATTATCAGCACTCCTAGCTCCAGTGGAtcgtcgagttcgagaaTTCCAATTGCCTCGCTCTTCCAATCCGGCTATGCCGATTCTTTCGACATGGAATCGGAGAATTACGCCGCCTTCTCGTCTCTTGCGGCCCAGCTTTCAAGTGAATGGAACGCAATGAGTAGGGGCGCATCTTCTCGGGGCACATCTTCTCGGGGCGCATCTTCTCGATCGTTGTCCAGGAGCCGTCCACCTTCTGCTACCCCCAATTCTCAACCCTCGCCCGGCAACACACCCGTGATGTCGCGATCTGTCTCAACCCTCGTGAGCACGTCTTTTGTTACCGTGGATCCTACGTCCGTGGTCGTCGTCACTCCTACTCCAACAGGCTGGGTTTCAGACATTCCCACCGTGTTCTGGAATTCTATTCCCCCTGAAGTGAGCTCGGAACTCGCAGATGGTGAACCTATTTATGGTAGCGAGAGTGGTGTTGCTGGTGAGATTACTTTAGCTGATGGTACTCTTGAATTCTTTTCCACCCCTACTGCGATTCCAATGGGCTATTTTGACGCATGA
- a CDS encoding uncharacterized protein (ID:PFLUO_001662-T1.cds;~source:funannotate), translated as MRLSSFRSLCLAIGLGLFAAHAQAAVTATSLFQTLPNGTDGNCDGKPLDTMVQEAITLNDKAIIAIGTLLEPKLFWNGGEEERLAKLATAIWGVQLDKPMIYFNNAFRVRQEDRERLDMAQERYEIANQKLKSGSVNGGKMTCGGEDWHYAKTMEDLGYQGITVPVDAYVSKYFSEKNDQGQYNIQDKSKIILTPQFRDGVSLAGKSLCASPARAQTWAQSHLIMMCDQCFDQPTLSSLWGQQESWPTGKHINELQTAGAEFQHEMMHYINMGISDQIVGGKDAYGWGPCAQLAKGPEQTLIKNADNYRVFAQAVFFDRVQWDAEGRKM; from the exons ATGCGGCTCTCGAGCTTCAGATCTTTGTGCCTAGCTATCGGCCTCGGCCTTTTCGCCGCCCATGCCCAAGCTGCTGTCACCGCAACGAGCCTCTTTCAGACACTTCCAAATGGCACCGATGGAAATTGCGACGGGAAGCCTCTCGATACAATGGTCCAAGAGGCTATCACACTCAACGACAAGGCTATAATCGCTATCGGTACCCTCTTGGAACCGAAGTTGTTCTGGaatggtggagaagaggaacgCCTTGCAAAACTAGCCACTGCCATCTGGGGTGTTCAACTGGACAAGCCAATGATCTATTTCAATAATGCCTTTAGGGTCCGTCaagaagacagagagaggCTGGATATGGCTCAAG AGCGCTACGAAATAGCCAATCAAAAATTGAAAAGTGGCAGCGTCAACGGAGGAAAGATGACTTGTGGGGGAGAGGATTGGCATTATGCTAAGACGATGGAGGATCTGGGCTATCAGGGAATTACGGTACCAGTTG ATGCCTACGTCTCAAAGTACTTTTCCGAAAAGAATGACCAAGGCCAGTATAATATTCAGGACAAGAGTAAGATTATTCTCACGCCTCAATTCCGCGACGGTGTTAGTCTTGCCGGCAAGAGCCTTTGTGCCAGTCCGGCTAGGGCCCAAACTTGGGCACAGTCTCACTTGATCATGATGTGCGATCAATGTTTCGATCAGCCTACTCTATCTTCATTGTGGGGGCAGCAGGAAAGTTGGCCTACAGGAAAGCACATCAATGAACTCCAGACTGCCGGGGCAGAATTCCAGCATGAGATGATGCATTACATTAATATGGGGA TTTCCGACCAAATAGTCGGTGGTAAAGACGCATATGGCTGGGGACCTTGTGCACAACTAGCCAAGGGCCCAGAACAGACTCTGATTAAGAATGCAGACAACTATCGCGTGTTTGCACAAGCAGTCTTCTTCGACCGCGTCCAGTGGGATGCggaggggaggaagatgtga
- a CDS encoding uncharacterized protein (ID:PFLUO_001663-T1.cds;~source:funannotate) — protein MDATPASSSWQLPSDPEELRKLIDSVKQPGSSETGREVLPPVPPDAPEFVRKNWRKYVWKRHEAPGPLKIVKWNYDHIVIWMNGLLGVVLAVVTVSQWDRLSMVQLGIYLMLLTFLDYKMCRWYLRKHPFKVDPITEWLGGSGIIQ, from the exons ATGGATGCAACCCCGGCGTCATCCTCCTGGCAGCTGCCTAGCGACCCGGAAGAATTGAGGAAACTCATCGACAGTGTTAAACAACCTGGTTCATCTGAAACGGGTCGAGAGGTACTGCCTCCAGTGCCACCGGATGCTCCCGAATTTGTGCGCAAGAACTGGAGAAAGTATGTCTGGAAGAGGCATGAGGCACCCGGGCCATTGAAGATCGTAAAGTGGAATTATGATCACATCGTGATTTGGATGAATGGACTGCTGGGTGTGGTCCTGGCTGTCGTGACTGTTTCGCAATGGGACCGGCTCTCTATGGTCCAGCTTGGGATCTATCTAATGCTTCTGACGTTTCTCGACTACAAGATGTGTCG ATGGTATTTACGCAAACACCCGTTCAAGGTGGACCCTATCACCGAGTGGTTGGGAGGCAGTGGAATCATTCAGTGA
- a CDS encoding uncharacterized protein (ID:PFLUO_001664-T1.cds;~source:funannotate) yields MRVIDPQSAVLTNIEVLAYLTANPPRRPPNPPPNSRHWVPSPDLRDHNTVVKEIHNYVTRLSPHLQKYPRYTTQTHSSTTTGGSGAGLISGGTTSTIPAAPDPITATATTGPLSDTPTLPPPTPDSTPTPIDHALRTLVAELQPYGLTKAEVIMILNLGVGVVGSSEMGGERVGGLDGEDGDGGGGMAEHMVVDGYGDGVNGNGTDERNGEQEEEEDEDGEDYGALALLDTVIEDREERLSSEDVVAVLAAIRRTLGFGVR; encoded by the exons ATGAGG GTAATCGACCCCCAATCTGCTGTCCTCACAAACATCGAGGTCCTGGCCTACCTCACAGCCAACCCGCCCCGCCGACCACCGAATCCCCCGCCGAACTCGCGGCACTGGGTGCCTAGTCCAGATTTGCGGGATCATAATACTGTTGTGAAAGAG ATCCACAACTACGTAACTCGCCTCTCCCCCCACCTACAAAAGTACCCGCGCTACACAACACAGACGcactcatcaacaacgacaGGAGGAAGCGGAGCAGGATTAATATCAGGAGGAACAACGAGCACCATCCCCGCCGCTCCAGACCCAAtaacagcaacagcaaccaCAGGCCCGCTCTCTGACACGCCcaccctcccaccacccacccCGGACTCTACACCCACACCCATAGACCATGCTCTCCGCACGCTCGTGGCGGAATTACAGCCCTACGGGCTGACCAAGGCGGAGGTGATCATGATTCTGAATCTGggggtgggcgtggtgggCTCTTCTGAGATGGGGGGAGAAAGGGTGGGTGGGTTGGACggggaggatggtgatggaggtggtgggatggcTGAACAcatggttgttgatggtTATGGCGATGGCGTGAATGGGAATGGGACAGACGAAAGGAATGgtgagcaggaagaggaagaggacgaggatggggaggattATGGGGCACTTGCATTGCTGGATACTGTCATTGAGGATCGAGAGGAGAGGTTGTCGAGCGAGGACGTGGTTGCTGTTTTGGCGGCTATTCGGAGGACGCTTGGCTTTGGTGTGAGATGA